CTTCTGAAGCCGGTATTGAATTTGCCAACGGAATTCTAGATCATATCCGCACCCGAATGAAAGAATTTCAGGAAGAAACGGGTAACCTCTATAATCTGGAAGCAACACCTGCCGAAGGAACGACGTATCGTTTTGCTAAAGAAGACAAGAAACGCTATGATGATATTATCCAGGCGGGACAAGAGGAAAACATTTATTACACCAATAGTTCACAAATTCCAGTAGATTTTACACAAGATCCTTTTGAAGCTTTAATACTTCAAGATCAGTTGCAATGCAAATACACTGGAGGAACTGTACTGCATTTGTATATGAGCGAAAAAATAAGTTCTTCGGAAGCCTGCAAGCAGTTTGTCAAAAAAGTAATATCCAATTTTAGACTGCCATATATTACAGTTACTCCAGTATTTAGCGTTTGTCCTGTACATGGTTATTTGAACGGAGAGCATGAATATTGCCCAAAATGTGATGAAATTATAATTGAAAAAGAGAGCACAAGCTCAAAACATGAATTTTAAACTTAAAAAATAGTAAACCATATAAGAAATATAAGTCCATATAAGCTGTTGCAATTTTTTGCTATAATGTAAATTAAAAAAAAGACTCCCCAATCTTTAATAACTTTTACCCCCAGATTTACATTAATAAATACTTATATGGGCTTTCATTTTTAAATAATCCATATAAAATACTTAAATCTTAAAACAAAAAAATATGAAATTAACAACAAATCAGATTTTAGAACAAAATCAAGAATCACGCACTAAATGTTTAGTGTACACACGCGTAATGGGCTATCATAGACCCGTAGAAAGTTTTAACATAGGAAAAAAAGGTGAACACAAACAACGAACTCATTTTACAGAAGGAAAGTGTTGCTAGACCAATTTATAGTTTAACACCTTTTACTTTATTAGATTATCCACATAAATCAGCATGTATACTTTGGTTTGCAGGCTGTAATATGAGGTGTCTTTATTGCTATAATCCTGAAATAGTTTTTGGAAAAGGAATTATTTCATTCGAAAATGCAATTCAATTCCTGAATGGTCGAAAACAGTTGTTGGATGCAGTCGTGTTTAGTGGGGGTGAATGTTTGTTGCACAAAAAAATCATTCCTCTCATCAGCGAAGTTAAAAAAATGGGATTTTTAATCAAAATAGACACTA
The Flavobacterium sp. 5 DNA segment above includes these coding regions:
- the nrdD gene encoding anaerobic ribonucleoside-triphosphate reductase, with the translated sequence MKLTTNQILEQNQESRTKCLVYTRVMGYHRPVESFNIGKKGEHKQRTHFTEGKCC